From Halococcus hamelinensis 100A6, one genomic window encodes:
- a CDS encoding inorganic phosphate transporter, whose amino-acid sequence MVEPLLVVGLVVALFVGYNIGGANTGPAFGPAVGAGVLSKVAAAALMSVFFFLGAWTVGRRVVDTLGQDLLTDPGVFTIETSIVVLFFIGGALFIGNYSGAPASTSMTAVGAIAGLGVATNELDWAVMGEIAIWWIVAPLVGFWVSMVVGRYFYPAINSWIAVTTTEGALLEVDRSGTIPRLRRGTNTTVREVAGTVVVVAIACVMAFSAGTSNMANAIAPLYGAGVALDPLMILGGVAVTIGAFTIARRTLDTLGNDITTLPLTAAIVVAVISSGIVIGLSAIGIPASFVIIATMSIVGLGWGRATRTVAVSEVRRERTPPLSVDALAVDEPGEDAPAIGEEEPERVATAGELFDPGTTGRVIVMQNVVPVLSTIGAYATFRVAFEFWW is encoded by the coding sequence ATGGTCGAACCGCTTCTGGTTGTGGGTCTCGTCGTCGCGCTCTTCGTCGGTTACAACATCGGCGGTGCGAACACCGGGCCGGCGTTCGGTCCGGCCGTCGGCGCGGGGGTGCTCTCGAAGGTCGCCGCGGCGGCGCTGATGTCGGTCTTCTTCTTCCTCGGCGCGTGGACCGTCGGTCGGCGGGTCGTGGACACGCTCGGCCAGGACCTCCTGACCGACCCCGGGGTCTTCACGATCGAGACCAGCATCGTCGTGCTGTTCTTCATCGGTGGCGCGCTGTTCATCGGCAACTACTCCGGGGCCCCCGCCTCGACGTCGATGACGGCCGTCGGGGCGATCGCCGGCCTCGGGGTCGCGACGAACGAACTCGACTGGGCCGTGATGGGCGAGATAGCGATCTGGTGGATCGTCGCCCCGCTCGTAGGCTTTTGGGTCTCGATGGTGGTCGGTCGGTACTTCTACCCCGCGATCAACAGCTGGATCGCGGTCACGACGACCGAGGGAGCCCTGCTCGAAGTCGACCGGTCGGGGACGATCCCGAGGCTACGGCGAGGAACGAACACCACCGTCCGGGAGGTGGCAGGCACGGTGGTCGTCGTCGCCATCGCGTGCGTCATGGCGTTCTCGGCGGGGACGTCGAACATGGCGAACGCGATCGCGCCGCTGTACGGGGCCGGCGTCGCGCTGGACCCGCTGATGATACTCGGCGGTGTCGCGGTCACCATCGGGGCGTTCACGATCGCCCGCCGAACGCTCGACACGCTCGGCAACGACATCACCACGCTCCCGCTGACGGCCGCCATCGTCGTCGCGGTGATCTCCTCGGGCATCGTGATCGGGCTCTCCGCGATCGGCATCCCCGCCTCGTTCGTCATCATCGCGACGATGTCGATCGTCGGGCTCGGCTGGGGACGAGCCACCCGCACCGTCGCCGTCTCGGAGGTTCGCCGCGAGCGGACGCCACCGCTCTCGGTGGACGCGCTGGCCGTCGACGAACCGGGCGAGGACGCACCCGCCATCGGCGAGGAGGAACCCGAGCGGGTCGCGACGGCCGGCGAACTGTTCGACCCCGGCACGACCGGCCGGGTGATAGTGATGCAGAACGTCGTCCCGGTGCTCTCGACGATCGGTGCCTACGCCACGTTCCGGGTGGCCTTCGAGTTCTGGTGGTGA